The Claveliimonas bilis genome window below encodes:
- a CDS encoding V-type ATP synthase subunit K, whose product MNILENLGIVYALLGAAVAVLFAGCGSAIGVGIAGQAAAGVVTEDPSKFAKVLVIQLLPGTQGLYGLLVGFITLSKIGILGGGIADISVQTGLLILAACLPVGIVGLISGKSQGQAAAASIGIVAKKPDQFGKAMLFPAMVETYAILSLLISFLAVNGIQV is encoded by the coding sequence ATGAATATTTTGGAAAATTTAGGAATTGTATATGCTTTGCTTGGTGCAGCAGTAGCAGTATTATTTGCAGGATGCGGTTCAGCCATTGGTGTAGGTATTGCAGGTCAGGCAGCAGCCGGCGTTGTAACAGAAGATCCGAGTAAATTTGCAAAAGTTCTGGTCATCCAGCTTCTGCCTGGTACGCAGGGACTTTACGGACTGCTGGTCGGATTCATTACACTGTCCAAGATCGGTATCCTCGGAGGAGGAATTGCAGATATCAGTGTACAGACAGGACTTCTGATCCTTGCAGCATGCCTGCCGGTTGGTATTGTGGGACTGATCTCCGGTAAATCACAGGGACAGGCAGCAGCGGCTTCTATTGGAATCGTGGCAAAGAAACCGGATCAGTTCGGTAAAGCGATGCTGTTCCCGGCGATGGTTGAGACATACGCCATCCTTTCTCTTCTGATTTCTTTCCTGGCAGTAAACGGAATCCAGGTATAG
- a CDS encoding V-type ATP synthase subunit E, whose product MTGLEKMKSQILDEAKATADSKIQEAENQAKEILDTATQEAAKAADGISQKSAAEIANYKERVASSIDLKKRTEILKAKQEVIAEVLEKAYETVCAMDTESYFALLEKMLDKYALAQEGEIYFSAADRERMPDGFAAKIEAAAKARGGSLKFGEEDKKVTDGFILVYGGVEENCTIRAMFDAKKDELSDCVYQLLFL is encoded by the coding sequence ATGACTGGATTAGAAAAAATGAAAAGCCAGATCCTGGATGAAGCGAAAGCAACTGCTGACAGCAAGATCCAGGAGGCCGAAAACCAGGCAAAAGAGATCCTGGATACGGCCACACAGGAAGCGGCAAAAGCTGCAGACGGCATCTCCCAGAAATCAGCGGCAGAAATTGCAAATTATAAGGAGCGGGTGGCATCTTCCATTGACCTTAAGAAAAGAACAGAAATCTTAAAAGCAAAGCAGGAAGTGATTGCCGAAGTTCTTGAAAAAGCCTATGAGACAGTATGTGCGATGGATACAGAATCCTATTTCGCGCTGCTTGAAAAAATGCTTGATAAATATGCACTTGCCCAGGAGGGAGAAATCTATTTTTCTGCAGCAGACCGGGAGAGAATGCCGGACGGATTTGCAGCAAAAATAGAGGCGGCAGCGAAAGCCAGGGGCGGAAGCCTGAAGTTTGGAGAAGAAGATAAAAAAGTGACGGACGGTTTTATCCTTGTGTACGGCGGAGTGGAAGAAAACTGTACGATAAGGGCAATGTTCGATGCGAAGAAAGATGAATTATCAGACTGTGTTTATCAGCTGTTATTTTTATAA
- a CDS encoding V0D/AC39 family V-type ATPase subunit, which yields MSEMYTYAVARIRALEVSLFSNAVIEQLIACQSYEQCIQFLAERGWGDNDTSADAERMLKREEEKIWQVMKELSIDMKKFDVLSYPKLFHNLKAAIKEVCTEDTGRDIYYEDAAVPGKEMLEIIREKDFGRLPGIMSSVAAEAYDTLLHTRDGQLCDIMIDRAALDAIYKAGMEAEDKIIRDYAESAVAVADIKIAVRSQKTAKTIEFMKRAMAECKSISVDQLSRAALNGPEAIRDYLAGTEYAGGAEALAESPSAFERWCDNRIIQTISPQKYESFTIGPVVAYVLARQNEIKTVRIILSGKRSELPDDSIRERVREMYV from the coding sequence ATGAGTGAAATGTATACCTACGCGGTTGCGCGCATACGGGCTTTGGAAGTCTCTCTTTTTTCCAACGCTGTGATCGAGCAGCTGATTGCGTGTCAAAGCTATGAACAGTGCATTCAGTTTCTCGCGGAGCGCGGATGGGGAGACAACGATACGTCTGCAGATGCAGAAAGGATGTTAAAAAGAGAGGAAGAGAAGATATGGCAGGTTATGAAGGAACTTTCCATAGATATGAAAAAATTTGACGTCCTCTCATATCCGAAGCTTTTCCATAATCTGAAAGCGGCCATCAAAGAAGTGTGCACGGAAGATACAGGACGTGACATTTACTATGAAGATGCGGCTGTCCCGGGAAAAGAAATGCTGGAAATTATCCGGGAGAAGGATTTTGGACGGCTGCCCGGAATCATGAGTTCTGTGGCGGCGGAAGCTTACGATACTCTGCTTCACACCCGTGACGGGCAGCTCTGCGATATTATGATCGACAGGGCGGCGCTGGATGCGATCTACAAAGCAGGGATGGAAGCGGAGGATAAGATCATCCGGGATTACGCAGAATCAGCGGTTGCAGTTGCAGACATCAAGATTGCCGTACGTTCACAGAAAACCGCGAAAACAATAGAATTTATGAAACGGGCTATGGCTGAATGCAAAAGCATCAGTGTGGATCAGCTGTCCAGGGCAGCCCTTAACGGGCCGGAAGCAATCCGGGACTACCTGGCAGGTACAGAGTACGCAGGAGGCGCCGAGGCACTTGCAGAGTCCCCGTCCGCATTTGAACGCTGGTGCGACAACCGCATCATACAGACGATCAGCCCGCAGAAATATGAATCATTTACCATAGGCCCGGTAGTAGCCTATGTACTTGCAAGGCAGAATGAAATCAAAACGGTACGAATCATACTTTCCGGCAAGCGAAGCGAACTTCCGGATGATTCAATCCGGGAAAGGGTAAGGGAGATGTATGTATAA
- a CDS encoding V-type ATP synthase subunit F, whose product MYKIAVMGDYDSVYGFAALGLDIFPIASQEEAEARLHQLAAEEYGVIYITEALAAELKHEIARYQDQIIPAIIEIPGVSGNTGNGVRGVKKSVEQAVGSDILFSN is encoded by the coding sequence ATGTATAAGATAGCAGTAATGGGCGACTATGACAGCGTTTATGGCTTCGCCGCACTTGGGCTGGATATATTTCCCATCGCATCCCAGGAGGAGGCCGAGGCAAGATTACATCAGCTGGCAGCAGAAGAGTATGGGGTGATCTATATTACAGAAGCGCTGGCAGCTGAATTAAAACATGAGATTGCAAGATATCAGGATCAGATCATTCCGGCGATCATAGAGATTCCCGGAGTGTCCGGAAATACGGGGAATGGTGTCCGCGGCGTGAAAAAATCCGTGGAACAGGCAGTCGGTTCTGACATCTTATTCAGTAACTAA
- a CDS encoding V-type ATP synthase subunit A, with protein sequence MSTGTIKKVAGPLVIASGMRDANMSDVVRVSKQRLIGEIIEMHGDEASIQVYEETSGLGPGEPVESTGAPMAVELGPGLIASIYDGIQRPLDDIMKISGNNLQRGVEVAALKRDKKWEFVPVAKVGDEVEAGDVLGTVQETAIVQQKIMVPYGVEGTVKEIKSGEFTVEETIAVVETKDGDKELTMMQKWPVRRGRPYVKKLPLDVPLVTGQRVVDTFFPIAKGGVAAVPGPFGSGKTVIQHQLAKWAEADIVVYIGCGERGNEMTDVLNEFPELKDPKTGRSLMERTVLIANTSDMPFAAREASIYTGITIAEYFRDMGYSVALMADSTSRWAEALREMSGRLEEMPGEEGYPAYLGSRLAEFYERAGHVISLGKEGREGSLSVIGAVSPPGGDTSEPVSQATLRIVKVFWGLDSNLAYKRHFPAINWLTSYSLYLDNVSDWFNNTVAPDWMEDRQKMMSLLQEEAELEEIVQMVGMDALSPVDRLKMEAARSIREDFLHQNSFHEVDTYTPLRKQYLMMKLVLAFYEQSMEALNKGASMNALLGMAVREKIGRYKYTTTENVETEYEKILEELKEEIAGAFGKEDF encoded by the coding sequence ATGAGTACAGGTACGATTAAAAAAGTAGCAGGACCCCTTGTCATTGCATCCGGTATGCGTGATGCAAACATGTCCGACGTTGTACGTGTAAGTAAGCAGCGTCTGATCGGGGAGATCATCGAGATGCACGGTGATGAGGCGTCCATTCAGGTATATGAGGAGACATCCGGACTTGGACCGGGAGAACCGGTAGAGTCCACAGGAGCTCCAATGGCGGTTGAGCTTGGACCAGGTCTGATCGCAAGCATCTATGACGGAATCCAGAGACCGCTTGACGATATTATGAAGATTTCAGGAAACAACCTGCAAAGAGGAGTTGAGGTTGCAGCCCTGAAAAGAGATAAGAAATGGGAATTTGTTCCGGTTGCAAAGGTCGGAGATGAAGTGGAAGCAGGCGATGTGCTGGGAACTGTTCAGGAGACAGCCATCGTACAGCAGAAGATCATGGTTCCCTACGGTGTGGAAGGAACAGTAAAAGAAATCAAGTCCGGAGAATTTACGGTAGAAGAGACCATTGCAGTAGTGGAGACAAAGGACGGAGACAAAGAGCTGACCATGATGCAGAAATGGCCGGTAAGGCGCGGACGTCCGTATGTAAAGAAACTGCCGCTGGATGTACCTCTTGTAACCGGACAGCGTGTAGTCGATACCTTCTTCCCGATTGCAAAAGGCGGTGTTGCTGCAGTACCGGGACCATTCGGAAGCGGTAAGACAGTTATTCAGCACCAGCTGGCAAAATGGGCAGAAGCGGACATTGTGGTATATATCGGATGCGGCGAGCGTGGAAATGAGATGACGGACGTTCTGAATGAATTTCCGGAACTGAAGGATCCAAAGACAGGACGCTCCCTAATGGAAAGAACGGTTCTGATCGCAAATACATCGGATATGCCTTTCGCAGCCCGTGAAGCGTCTATTTACACAGGAATTACCATTGCAGAATATTTCCGCGATATGGGATATTCCGTTGCGTTGATGGCAGACTCCACTTCACGGTGGGCGGAGGCGCTCCGTGAAATGTCGGGACGTCTGGAAGAAATGCCCGGTGAGGAAGGTTACCCGGCATACTTAGGTTCCCGTCTTGCAGAATTTTACGAAAGAGCAGGTCATGTGATCTCTCTTGGAAAAGAAGGAAGAGAAGGATCTCTGTCCGTTATCGGAGCCGTATCTCCTCCGGGCGGTGACACTTCAGAGCCGGTATCACAGGCAACCCTGCGTATCGTTAAAGTATTCTGGGGCCTGGATTCCAACCTGGCATACAAGAGACATTTCCCGGCTATCAACTGGCTGACCAGCTATTCTCTGTATCTGGATAATGTCAGTGACTGGTTCAATAATACAGTGGCACCTGACTGGATGGAAGACCGCCAGAAGATGATGAGCCTTCTGCAGGAAGAAGCAGAGCTGGAAGAGATCGTACAGATGGTAGGTATGGATGCACTTTCACCGGTGGACCGCCTGAAGATGGAAGCGGCAAGATCCATCCGTGAGGACTTCCTGCATCAGAACTCTTTCCACGAAGTAGACACCTACACACCGCTTCGGAAACAGTATCTGATGATGAAGCTGGTGCTGGCATTCTATGAGCAGTCTATGGAGGCTCTGAATAAAGGGGCGTCAATGAATGCTCTTTTGGGAATGGCTGTCAGAGAAAAAATCGGACGTTACAAATATACAACCACAGAAAATGTGGAGACAGAGTACGAAAAAATATTAGAGGAATTAAAAGAAGAGATCGCAGGTGCGTTCGGAAAGGAGGACTTCTAA
- a CDS encoding V-type ATP synthase subunit B, with product MPKEYRTIQEVAGPLMMVKGVEGVTYDELGEIELANGEKRRCKVLEVDGSNVVVQLYENAAGINLSNSKVRFLGRSMELGVSGDMLGRVFDGLGRPIDDGPEILPDERRDINGLPMNPAARVYPEEFIQTGVSAIDGLNTLVRGQKLPIFSCSGLPHSQLAAQIARQAKVRGTDENFAVVFAAMGITFEESNFFVESFKETGAIDRTVLFVNLANDPAVERISTPRMALTAAEYLAFEKDMHVLVILTDITNYADALREISAAKKEVPGRRGYPGYMYTDLAQMYERAGRQRGKSGSITMIPILTMPEDDKTHPIPDLTGYITEGQVILSRDLYRKGVQPPIDVLPSLSRLKDKGIGEGKTRADHSNTMNQLFAAYSRGKDAKELMTILGEAALTEIDLIYAKFADEFEKEYVSQGYNTDRSIEETLDIGWKLLSILPRSELKRIDDKYLDMYYGKQ from the coding sequence ATGCCAAAAGAATATAGAACCATACAGGAAGTTGCCGGACCACTTATGATGGTAAAAGGTGTAGAGGGAGTCACATATGACGAACTCGGAGAAATTGAACTTGCAAATGGAGAAAAACGCCGCTGCAAGGTGCTTGAGGTTGACGGAAGCAATGTAGTTGTACAGCTCTATGAAAATGCTGCAGGAATTAACCTTAGCAACAGCAAGGTGCGGTTCCTTGGACGAAGCATGGAGCTTGGCGTGTCAGGCGATATGCTGGGACGTGTATTCGACGGTCTGGGACGTCCGATTGACGACGGCCCGGAAATCCTGCCGGATGAAAGAAGAGATATCAATGGTCTGCCTATGAACCCGGCGGCCCGCGTATACCCGGAAGAGTTTATCCAGACAGGCGTATCTGCCATTGACGGACTGAACACTCTTGTCCGCGGACAGAAACTTCCGATCTTCTCCTGTTCCGGTCTGCCTCATTCACAGTTGGCAGCCCAGATCGCGAGACAGGCAAAGGTGCGGGGAACAGACGAGAATTTCGCCGTTGTATTCGCTGCTATGGGTATTACATTTGAGGAGTCTAACTTCTTCGTAGAATCCTTCAAGGAGACAGGAGCCATCGACAGAACTGTTCTGTTTGTCAATCTGGCAAATGACCCTGCAGTTGAGCGTATTTCCACACCGCGTATGGCGCTGACTGCGGCAGAATACCTTGCGTTTGAAAAGGATATGCATGTCCTTGTTATTCTGACCGATATCACAAACTATGCGGATGCTCTCCGTGAGATCTCCGCAGCGAAAAAAGAAGTTCCCGGACGCCGCGGCTACCCCGGATATATGTACACAGACCTTGCACAGATGTATGAGCGTGCAGGACGTCAGAGAGGAAAAAGCGGAAGTATCACGATGATCCCGATCCTGACCATGCCGGAAGATGACAAGACCCATCCGATCCCGGACCTTACCGGATATATCACAGAGGGTCAGGTAATCTTAAGCCGTGATCTGTATCGGAAAGGCGTTCAGCCGCCCATCGATGTACTGCCGTCCCTGTCCCGTCTGAAAGATAAAGGTATCGGCGAGGGTAAGACAAGAGCAGATCATTCTAATACAATGAACCAGCTCTTTGCCGCATATTCCCGCGGAAAAGACGCGAAAGAGCTCATGACGATCCTTGGTGAAGCAGCTCTGACAGAGATCGATTTGATCTATGCAAAATTTGCAGACGAATTTGAAAAAGAATACGTATCCCAGGGATACAACACAGACAGATCTATAGAAGAGACACTGGATATTGGCTGGAAACTGCTGTCCATACTTCCAAGATCCGAATTGAAACGAATCGACGATAAGTATCTGGATATGTACTATGGTAAACAATAA
- a CDS encoding V-type ATP synthase subunit D has protein sequence MASTQITPTRMELTRTKKKLATARRGHKLLKDKRDELMRQFLDLARENMELRQKVEAGILSANKNFVIARAGMDAATLNTALMAPKQEVNLEVGKKNVMSVNIPVFESKTRTADANDIYSYGFAFTSSDLDGAVKSLADILPDMLKLAETEKACQLMAAEIEKTRRRVNALEHVIIPEAQETIKYITMKLDENERSSQIRLMKVKDMMLEDAHHYSERA, from the coding sequence ATGGCATCTACACAGATCACTCCAACCCGTATGGAGCTGACCAGAACGAAGAAAAAACTTGCCACAGCCAGAAGAGGCCACAAGCTTCTGAAGGATAAGCGTGACGAGTTGATGCGGCAGTTTCTGGATCTGGCAAGGGAAAATATGGAGCTTCGTCAGAAGGTGGAAGCCGGAATCCTCTCTGCAAATAAAAATTTTGTCATAGCAAGGGCCGGAATGGATGCGGCCACATTAAATACAGCTTTAATGGCGCCAAAACAGGAAGTGAACCTGGAGGTCGGCAAGAAAAATGTCATGAGCGTTAACATTCCGGTGTTTGAGTCAAAGACAAGGACAGCGGATGCCAATGACATTTACTCATATGGTTTCGCATTTACATCCAGCGATCTGGACGGAGCGGTGAAATCATTGGCAGATATTTTGCCGGATATGCTGAAGCTTGCGGAGACGGAAAAAGCATGCCAGCTTATGGCGGCTGAGATTGAAAAGACAAGACGCCGTGTAAATGCTTTGGAGCATGTGATTATTCCGGAAGCACAGGAAACAATCAAATACATCACGATGAAGCTGGATGAGAACGAGAGAAGTTCCCAGATCCGTCTGATGAAGGTAAAAGATATGATGCTCGAAGATGCACATCATTACAGTGAACGGGCATAA
- a CDS encoding shikimate kinase gives MNNIIFIGMPASGKSTIGVVAAKRLGYGFIDPDILIQEQEKRLLHEIIREEGLDRFREIEDEVNARIEAEHTVISPGGSIVYCRNAMEHFKKIGKIVYLQASYETIRDRIGDPHKRGVTLREGQSLRELYEERKVLFERYADITISEDGLTLEQTIGKVLEALEN, from the coding sequence ATGAATAATATTATTTTTATCGGAATGCCGGCCTCCGGAAAGAGTACCATAGGGGTTGTTGCAGCAAAGCGGCTGGGATACGGATTTATTGATCCGGATATCCTGATACAGGAACAGGAAAAACGTTTGCTGCATGAGATTATTAGAGAAGAGGGGCTGGATAGATTCCGGGAAATTGAGGACGAGGTGAATGCCCGGATAGAGGCAGAGCACACTGTGATCTCTCCGGGCGGAAGTATTGTATACTGCAGGAATGCTATGGAGCATTTTAAAAAGATCGGAAAAATCGTATATCTTCAGGCATCGTATGAAACGATAAGAGACAGGATCGGTGATCCTCACAAACGGGGCGTTACACTTCGGGAAGGACAGTCGCTTCGGGAACTTTATGAGGAGAGGAAAGTTCTGTTCGAAAGATATGCAGATATCACAATCAGCGAAGATGGGTTGACATTGGAGCAGACAATTGGTAAAGTTTTAGAGGCATTAGAAAATTAA
- a CDS encoding UDP-N-acetylglucosamine 1-carboxyvinyltransferase, with product MEQYIIKGGNPLVGEVEIGGAKNAALAILAAAIMSDETVMIDNLPDVNDINVLLDAISGIGASVHRVDRHTVKINGRGVSSFDIEYDYIKKIRASYYLLGALLGKYKRAEVALPGGCNIGSRPIDQHLKGFRALGADVDIEHGKIIAEATRLVGKHIYFDVVSVGATINVMMAAAMAEGLTILENVAKEPHVVDVANFLNSMGANIRGAGTDVIKIRGVSHLHRTEYSVIPDQIEAGTFMFAAAATKGDVTVLNVIPKHLEATIAKLVEIGCEVEEFDDAVRVVSKGSLSCTHVKTLPYPGFPTDMQPQIGVTLALCKGTSIITESIFENRFKYLDELARMGANVKVEGNSATIEGVERFSAARVSAPDLRAGAALCIAGLAADGITIVDDIVYIQRGYERFDEKLRSLGAVIEKVSTEKEIRKFMLKVG from the coding sequence ATGGAACAATATATTATTAAAGGCGGCAATCCGCTTGTCGGTGAAGTGGAGATAGGCGGAGCAAAAAATGCAGCCCTTGCTATTCTTGCGGCTGCAATTATGAGTGATGAAACAGTTATGATTGACAATCTTCCGGATGTCAATGACATTAATGTACTGCTGGATGCTATTTCCGGGATCGGAGCGTCTGTGCACCGTGTGGACCGCCACACCGTAAAGATTAACGGGCGGGGCGTATCCAGTTTTGATATTGAATATGACTATATTAAGAAGATAAGAGCATCTTATTATCTGCTGGGAGCTCTTCTTGGGAAATATAAAAGAGCAGAGGTGGCGCTTCCGGGAGGATGCAACATTGGAAGCCGTCCCATTGACCAGCATTTGAAAGGATTCCGCGCGCTTGGTGCGGATGTGGACATTGAACACGGCAAGATTATCGCCGAGGCAACAAGGCTGGTAGGAAAACACATTTATTTTGATGTTGTCAGTGTGGGCGCTACCATTAATGTTATGATGGCGGCAGCCATGGCAGAGGGGCTTACCATTCTTGAAAATGTTGCGAAAGAACCGCATGTTGTAGATGTTGCCAACTTCCTCAACAGTATGGGAGCAAATATCAGGGGAGCAGGAACGGATGTGATCAAGATCCGCGGAGTTTCTCATCTGCATCGTACAGAGTATTCTGTTATTCCGGATCAGATCGAGGCTGGAACTTTCATGTTTGCAGCGGCAGCTACCAAAGGAGATGTAACGGTTCTGAATGTGATTCCGAAACATCTGGAGGCAACAATTGCAAAGCTTGTGGAAATCGGATGTGAGGTAGAGGAATTTGACGATGCGGTGCGCGTCGTGTCCAAGGGAAGCTTGAGCTGCACACATGTAAAAACCCTTCCTTATCCGGGATTTCCTACAGATATGCAGCCGCAGATCGGCGTGACACTTGCTCTTTGTAAAGGGACAAGTATCATCACGGAAAGTATTTTCGAGAACAGATTTAAATATTTGGATGAGCTGGCACGTATGGGAGCCAATGTAAAGGTAGAAGGAAATTCCGCTACCATTGAAGGTGTGGAAAGATTTTCAGCTGCACGGGTGAGCGCGCCGGATCTTCGGGCAGGAGCGGCGCTGTGTATCGCGGGGCTGGCTGCTGACGGTATTACGATCGTGGATGATATCGTTTATATCCAGAGAGGCTATGAGCGTTTCGACGAGAAGCTAAGAAGCCTGGGGGCTGTGATCGAAAAAGTTTCCACAGAAAAAGAAATCCGTAAGTTTATGCTGAAGGTGGGCTAG
- the metK gene encoding methionine adenosyltransferase, translated as MEKRLFTSESVTEGHPDKMCDQISDAILDALMEQDPMSRVACETCTTTGLVLVMGEITTNAYVDIQKIVRDTVREIGYTRGKYGFDADTCGVITAIDEQSSDIAMGVDKALEAKENKMSEEELDAIGAGDQGMMFGYATDETEEMLPYPAALAHKLARRLAEVRKDGTLSYLRPDGKTQVTVEYDEEGVPCRLDAVVLSTQHDPDVTQEQIHEDIRKYVFDAIIPEGMTDENTKYFINPTGRFVIGGPHGDSGLTGRKIIVDSYGGMARHGGGAFSGKDCTKVDRSAAYAARYVAKNIVAAGLAKKCEIQLSYAIGVAHPTSVMVDTFGTGKVSDEKLVEIIRDNFDLRPAGIIKMLDLRRPIYKQTAAYGHFGRTDLDLPWEKTDRAEDLKKYL; from the coding sequence ATGGAAAAAAGATTATTTACATCCGAATCAGTAACAGAAGGACATCCGGATAAGATGTGCGACCAGATATCAGATGCGATCCTGGACGCGCTGATGGAGCAGGACCCCATGAGCCGTGTGGCATGTGAGACTTGTACGACAACAGGTCTTGTGCTGGTTATGGGTGAGATTACAACAAACGCGTACGTAGATATCCAGAAAATTGTAAGAGATACTGTCCGGGAGATCGGTTATACAAGAGGCAAGTATGGATTTGACGCTGATACATGCGGCGTGATCACAGCGATTGACGAACAGTCCTCGGATATTGCCATGGGTGTTGATAAAGCGCTGGAGGCAAAGGAAAATAAAATGTCAGAGGAAGAGCTGGATGCTATCGGAGCCGGAGATCAGGGAATGATGTTCGGCTATGCCACAGATGAGACGGAAGAGATGCTGCCGTATCCGGCAGCGCTGGCACACAAGCTTGCGAGAAGACTTGCGGAAGTAAGAAAGGACGGAACTCTTTCATATTTGAGACCGGACGGAAAGACACAGGTAACTGTAGAGTATGATGAAGAGGGAGTTCCCTGCAGACTGGACGCAGTTGTTCTCTCCACACAGCATGATCCGGATGTGACACAGGAACAGATCCATGAGGATATCCGCAAATATGTGTTTGACGCCATTATCCCGGAAGGAATGACGGATGAAAATACGAAATATTTTATTAACCCTACCGGACGTTTTGTGATAGGAGGACCCCACGGTGACAGCGGACTGACAGGAAGGAAGATCATTGTAGATTCTTATGGCGGAATGGCCCGTCACGGAGGCGGAGCGTTTTCCGGAAAGGACTGCACGAAAGTGGATCGTTCTGCCGCGTATGCAGCGCGGTATGTTGCAAAAAATATCGTTGCAGCAGGACTGGCTAAGAAATGTGAGATTCAGCTTTCCTATGCCATAGGAGTTGCACACCCGACTTCAGTTATGGTAGATACCTTTGGAACCGGAAAAGTAAGCGATGAAAAGCTTGTGGAGATCATCAGAGATAACTTTGACCTTCGCCCGGCGGGCATTATTAAAATGCTGGATCTTAGAAGGCCTATCTACAAACAGACTGCAGCATACGGCCATTTTGGGCGCACAGACCTGGATCTTCCCTGGGAAAAGACAGATCGGGCAGAAGATCTGAAAAAGTATTTATAA
- a CDS encoding sensor histidine kinase → MKFKTRLIIAFLAVIMVPVLLTSLFIMLIGQYQLSAIEKTYGISGTTFDALSNPLQVMGRLTENSYHELQATVREDPSKLIDATYLNDFNSALNKKKSYLIVRGEGTILYIGIDTEEADSVIDQLPGYGESETTSENGIYLGGAAQALVRQVDFQFDDGATASAFIVTDVGNAIPELEDFAVDVLAAVALILIFTAFILVFWIYHTVMGPLRKVQKAAQSIKEGNLDFEMKWKTDDELGRLCQDFEEMRKRLKANAEEKLSFDNENKELISNISHDLKTPVTAIKGYAEGIIDGVADTPEKMDKYVRTIYNKASEMDTLINELTLYSKIDTNRIPYNFKIISVNDYFNDCSEELSLELESRNVEFGYFNYVEEDVKVIADAEQIKRVINNIINNSLKYMDKQKGKINLRVKDVGDFVQIELEDNGRGIATKDLTNIFERFYRTDASRNSSKGGSGIGLSIVKKIIEEHGGKIWATSREGTGTTMYFVLRKYQEVPINE, encoded by the coding sequence ATGAAATTTAAAACTCGTTTGATCATTGCTTTTCTGGCAGTGATCATGGTGCCGGTACTTTTAACCAGCCTTTTTATTATGCTGATCGGTCAGTACCAGTTAAGTGCAATTGAAAAAACATATGGAATCTCCGGGACGACTTTTGATGCTCTGTCGAATCCTCTTCAGGTGATGGGCAGACTGACAGAAAATTCTTACCACGAGCTGCAGGCGACAGTCAGAGAAGACCCTTCTAAGCTGATCGATGCAACATATCTCAATGATTTTAATTCGGCGCTGAACAAAAAGAAATCCTATCTGATCGTCAGAGGAGAGGGAACGATTCTTTACATTGGTATTGATACAGAAGAGGCAGACAGTGTAATAGATCAGCTGCCCGGTTATGGGGAATCGGAGACTACATCTGAGAACGGGATCTACCTGGGAGGAGCAGCGCAGGCTCTTGTAAGGCAGGTGGATTTTCAGTTTGATGACGGGGCAACAGCCAGTGCGTTTATTGTTACCGATGTAGGAAATGCAATTCCGGAGCTGGAGGATTTTGCTGTTGATGTTCTGGCAGCGGTTGCGCTTATTTTGATCTTTACGGCGTTTATTCTTGTATTCTGGATTTATCATACAGTCATGGGGCCTTTGAGGAAGGTGCAGAAGGCAGCACAGAGTATCAAAGAAGGCAACCTTGACTTTGAGATGAAATGGAAGACGGATGACGAATTGGGACGGCTGTGCCAGGATTTTGAGGAAATGAGAAAGAGACTGAAAGCCAATGCGGAAGAAAAGCTTTCTTTTGACAATGAAAACAAAGAGTTGATCAGCAACATTTCCCATGATCTGAAGACGCCTGTGACAGCCATCAAAGGCTATGCGGAAGGAATTATAGACGGAGTGGCAGACACGCCGGAGAAGATGGATAAATATGTCCGGACGATCTACAATAAAGCCAGTGAGATGGATACTCTGATCAACGAACTGACTTTATATTCCAAGATCGATACAAACCGGATTCCCTATAATTTCAAGATTATTTCCGTCAACGATTATTTCAACGACTGCTCCGAGGAGCTTTCCCTTGAGCTGGAGTCCAGAAATGTGGAGTTTGGCTATTTTAACTATGTGGAAGAAGATGTGAAAGTGATTGCCGATGCGGAGCAGATTAAGAGGGTGATCAACAATATTATCAACAATTCACTGAAGTACATGGATAAGCAGAAGGGAAAAATCAATCTGCGAGTGAAAGACGTAGGAGATTTTGTGCAAATTGAGCTGGAAGACAATGGAAGAGGGATCGCGACAAAAGATCTCACCAATATATTTGAACGGTTTTACAGAACAGATGCTTCCCGAAATTCTTCCAAAGGAGGAAGCGGGATTGGTCTGTCCATTGTAAAGAAAATTATAGAAGAACACGGAGGCAAGATCTGGGCAACCAGTCGGGAAGGAACAGGAACAACAATGTATTTTGTGCTCCGTAAATATCAGGAGGTACCGATCAATGAGTAA